A stretch of the Sphingobacterium thalpophilum genome encodes the following:
- a CDS encoding sensor histidine kinase, with protein sequence MQDKVNYKNDENLISKNKKRLLFTILSFLLIYLIAYIIDPFASCWNGYFQRNIFEILGEWTFTIIYSFAISEFSIFMHGRLDRVITWKDSPMERLIIETVINLFVVLMINLLLVYIISRYYYELQNITVAGSLEEKRGVIQNISISVMVALLIMGINIGIHLINNWKNESIRAAKLGQVILETELQSLKLQIDPHFVFNNLSVLSEIILENQQLGYEYAENFSKIYRYLLVNSKKDVISLEEELNFLDSYIFLIKNRFGDGVHFEINVDPAKYSYQLPPLTLQLLVENALKHNQTNKKRPLRIKVYTNSQNQLVVENTLLPIEQVSESSGLGISNIIKRYDLLSHLQPQILNTGRTFKVNLPLIEQAS encoded by the coding sequence ATGCAGGATAAAGTCAACTATAAAAATGATGAAAATTTAATCAGTAAAAACAAGAAAAGGCTATTATTCACCATCCTGTCTTTTCTTCTCATCTATCTTATCGCTTATATTATTGACCCTTTTGCCAGTTGCTGGAACGGCTACTTTCAGCGAAATATCTTTGAAATACTGGGAGAATGGACATTTACCATCATTTATAGTTTCGCGATTTCCGAATTCAGCATTTTTATGCACGGCAGGCTGGACCGTGTCATTACCTGGAAAGACAGCCCCATGGAAAGACTGATCATAGAGACCGTCATCAATCTTTTCGTCGTGCTGATGATCAACCTCCTCTTGGTTTATATCATATCCCGCTATTATTATGAACTGCAGAATATCACCGTGGCGGGATCATTGGAAGAAAAAAGAGGCGTCATACAAAATATCTCAATCAGCGTGATGGTGGCACTCCTGATTATGGGAATTAACATCGGGATTCATCTGATCAACAACTGGAAAAACGAATCCATACGTGCTGCAAAACTCGGACAGGTTATCTTGGAGACCGAACTGCAATCGCTAAAACTGCAGATTGACCCCCACTTCGTTTTCAACAACCTCAGTGTACTCTCCGAAATCATTCTGGAAAATCAGCAGCTGGGTTATGAATATGCCGAAAATTTTTCCAAGATATATCGCTATCTGTTGGTCAACTCCAAAAAGGATGTCATCTCACTGGAAGAAGAACTTAATTTTCTCGATTCCTATATTTTTTTGATAAAAAATAGATTCGGCGACGGTGTTCATTTTGAGATCAACGTGGATCCGGCCAAATACAGCTACCAGCTCCCTCCTCTCACCCTACAGCTGCTCGTCGAGAATGCGCTCAAGCACAATCAGACAAACAAAAAACGGCCGTTAAGAATTAAAGTATATACCAACTCACAAAACCAGCTCGTCGTCGAAAACACCCTGTTACCTATTGAACAGGTATCGGAATCATCTGGGCTCGGCATCTCCAATATCATCAAAAGGTACGATTTACTGTCCCACCTGCAACCTCAGATTTTGAACACCGGGAGAACATTTAAAGTTAATTTACCACTAATTGAACAAGCGTCATGA
- a CDS encoding efflux transporter outer membrane subunit: protein MTTTKYMNRQAKLLAVSILSFVAWSCSTEKLVSNKQHAPSLPEQYRDQGAVPQAGNIGSIPWREFFKDPTLQSLIDSAIQHNLDMQLALKNIEAAQLSLKQAKASYLPAAQLQIRANSTNPSNNSMNGLSLGQFLGQHHVEDYTASVGLSWEADLWGKIKSQNAVALASYLQTEEARKLIQTQVVAQVAHGYYQLLMLYTLRDIANQNLQLSDTTLRIVKQQYEVGDISLLALEQVAAQRLSAAALIPDFEQQIRIQENAIQILSGKLPAQINIVKQLTDVRFPENLATGVPADLLSYRPDVKQAELAVTGSQAYQQYSKAKMYPSLIISAEAGVNAFKASNWFNIPASLFGAITGSITQPIFQRKELKTQYELARVEQEKNVMIFKQKVIAAAGEVSDALISIQKLKEKQQIALDRTNRLKEATKHANLLFETGMATYLEVITAQSNILQSELELAQVSKAELSAVVDLYRSLGGGWSNN from the coding sequence ATGACAACAACGAAATATATGAATAGACAAGCTAAACTTCTGGCGGTTTCGATCTTATCTTTTGTCGCATGGTCCTGCAGCACGGAAAAGCTGGTGAGCAACAAACAACATGCTCCCAGCCTCCCCGAGCAGTATCGTGATCAGGGCGCAGTACCGCAAGCAGGCAACATCGGCTCTATTCCATGGCGGGAATTCTTTAAAGATCCTACCTTACAAAGCTTAATAGATAGCGCCATTCAGCATAACCTTGATATGCAGCTGGCCCTAAAAAATATCGAAGCCGCGCAACTGAGTTTAAAACAAGCAAAAGCCAGTTACCTTCCGGCAGCACAGTTGCAGATCAGGGCAAATAGTACCAACCCGTCCAATAACAGCATGAACGGATTGAGTCTCGGCCAGTTCTTAGGTCAGCACCATGTCGAAGATTATACCGCCTCAGTAGGACTCTCCTGGGAAGCCGACTTGTGGGGTAAAATCAAGAGCCAGAACGCCGTCGCCCTGGCATCCTATCTGCAGACAGAAGAGGCCCGAAAACTTATTCAGACTCAGGTGGTCGCCCAGGTGGCACACGGCTACTATCAGCTTTTGATGCTCTATACGCTTCGCGATATCGCAAATCAGAATCTGCAGCTCAGTGATACGACCTTGCGGATTGTCAAACAGCAATATGAAGTAGGCGATATTTCTTTACTTGCCTTAGAGCAGGTAGCGGCACAACGCTTATCGGCAGCAGCCCTGATTCCTGATTTCGAACAGCAGATCCGTATCCAGGAGAATGCCATCCAGATTCTCAGTGGCAAACTTCCAGCGCAAATCAACATAGTGAAGCAGCTGACTGATGTACGCTTTCCCGAAAATCTGGCGACCGGCGTCCCAGCGGACTTATTAAGCTACCGACCGGATGTCAAACAGGCTGAACTTGCAGTTACCGGATCACAGGCTTATCAGCAGTACAGCAAAGCAAAGATGTATCCCTCGCTCATCATCAGCGCCGAAGCAGGTGTAAATGCGTTCAAAGCGAGCAATTGGTTCAATATTCCCGCCTCCCTGTTTGGTGCCATTACGGGAAGCATCACCCAGCCTATTTTTCAACGTAAGGAATTGAAAACGCAGTACGAGCTCGCGCGGGTGGAACAGGAGAAAAACGTAATGATCTTTAAACAAAAAGTCATTGCCGCGGCAGGAGAAGTCTCCGATGCACTGATCTCCATACAAAAACTAAAAGAAAAACAACAAATCGCCTTGGACAGGACCAACCGGCTAAAAGAGGCGACCAAACACGCCAACCTCCTTTTCGAGACCGGCATGGCCACTTACCTGGAGGTTATTACCGCACAGAGCAACATCCTGCAGAGTGAACTTGAGCTCGCTCAGGTCAGCAAAGCGGAGCTTTCGGCCGTGGTAGACCTTTACCGTTCCTTGGGCGGTGGATGGAGCAACAATTAA